In Deltaproteobacteria bacterium, the sequence GGTCGTTACCCCGAGCGCAAAGCTGACCGAACTGAAATCGAAGTTGTTGGGGAGCGTTTCCATGAGCGACAAGGTGACCAAGAATGCGGATGAGTGGAAGAAAGACCTGACGCCCGAACAGTTCCACGTGCTTCGCGAAAAAGGCACGGAGCGCGCCTTCACCGGCAAATATCACGACAACCACGCCGAGGGCGTATACGTGTGCGCCGGGTGCAGGAATCCCCTCTTTTCGTCGGAAACGAAGTTTGATTCCGGAACCGGCTGGCCGAGCTTCGGGCAGCCCATCGAGCCGGGCCGCGTGGAAAACCACAAGGATCGGTCGTTTCTCATGGTTCGCGCGGAGGTTGTGTGCGCGCGTTGCGGCGGACATCTCGGCCACGTCTTCGACGACGGCCCCAAGCCCACGGGCCAGCGCTATTGCATGAACTCCGCGGCGCTCGAGTTCATCCGCGCGGACAAGTGACAAGCCCGGCCTGAGCTAACACCCACACCCGCCGGCGTCGTCATCGTCGTCGCCGGATGCGTCGTCATCGTCGTCGCCGACATCGTCGTCATCCGCGACGTCATCGTCACCGGACGCATCGTCGTCAGCCATGTCGTCGTCGCCGACATCGTCGTCACCCACATCGTCATCGGCGTCATCATCGCTGTCGTCGTCCGCGTCGTCGTCGTCCTCGATCAGATCGGGCGGCGATACAAACGTGTAGCCGTCGTTCTGCACCTGCTCCACCAGATCCATCAGGTCATCGAAGTCGATTCCCGGATAGGCGCAGAACGACATGACCGCGTCACGCACGATCGAGAGCCGATCGATCTCGGCCA encodes:
- the msrB gene encoding peptide-methionine (R)-S-oxide reductase MsrB is translated as MSDKVTKNADEWKKDLTPEQFHVLREKGTERAFTGKYHDNHAEGVYVCAGCRNPLFSSETKFDSGTGWPSFGQPIEPGRVENHKDRSFLMVRAEVVCARCGGHLGHVFDDGPKPTGQRYCMNSAALEFIRADK